Proteins encoded together in one Diabrotica undecimpunctata isolate CICGRU chromosome 3, icDiaUnde3, whole genome shotgun sequence window:
- the LOC140436787 gene encoding uncharacterized protein isoform X2, with translation MEVKQEDSDEKCQADYHAVDDGRLDICKIEIKEEPERESTQDTFDYLALTKIPIKTEIEPEEYKLTSLERQTNPRGS, from the coding sequence atggaagtaaaacaagaagaTAGTGATGAGAAGTGTCAAGCAGATTATCATGCTGTTGATGATGGTCGTTTGGATAtttgtaaaattgaaattaaggaGGAACCTGAAAGAGAAAGTACACAGGATACATTTGATTATCTAGCCTTAACGAAAATTCCCATAAAGACTGAAATAGAACCAGAGGAATATAAACTTACGTCATTAGAAAGACAAACAAATCCAAGGG